A genomic region of Glycine max cultivar Williams 82 chromosome 15, Glycine_max_v4.0, whole genome shotgun sequence contains the following coding sequences:
- the IPT gene encoding isopentenyl transferase, with the protein MNISTSACACACACKQELPLVSFQKGSLMMESLFHHRNNSNKDKVVVIMGATGAGKTKLAIDVAKHFQPAEIVNSDKMQVYKGLDITTNKVTEEECGGVPHHLLGTVDPYINFSANDFCRYATLAIDSIVEKNGLPIIAGGSNSYLDALVNHYPEFRLRYQCCFLWVDVALPVLHSSLQARVDRMIEAGQVNEVRDFFDPSVTDYTKGIRRAIGVPEFDDFLRAEANGRLDERTKQRLLQAAIARLKINNCTLANRQIQKIHRLHAFWKRNMHRLDATEVFRGSRDAWRDHVLAKTLIILHKFLYGEKKTPHVVPAGIVSAKDVIAAAAVLSSPPVAMAATR; encoded by the coding sequence atgaacatcTCAACATCAGCCTGCGCCTGCGCCTGCGCCTGCAAACAGGAGCTGCCCCTAGTAAGCTTCCAAAAGGGATCACTTATGATGGAGTCGTTGTTTCATCATCGGAATAACAGCAACAAGGATAAGGTAGTGGTGATAATGGGGGCCACTGGTGCCGGCAAGACGAAGTTGGCTATAGACGTGGCCAAACACTTCCAACCAGCGGAGATAGTGAACTCAGACAAAATGCAAGTGTACAAGGGCCTAGACATCACCACCAATAAGGTCACTGAAGAAGAGTGTGGCGGGGTCCCACATCATCTGCTTGGCACTGTTGACCCATATATAAATTTCAGCGCCAACGACTTCTGTCGCTACGCCACTTTGGCCATCGACTCCATTGTAGAAAAAAATGGCTTACCCATCATCGCTGGAGGCTCTAATTCTTATTTAGACGCGTTGGTCAATCATTATCCTGAGTTTAGGTTAAGGTACCAGTGCTGTTTCCTCTGGGTCGACGTGGCACTCCCCGTTCTCCATTCCTCCCTCCAGGCACGTGTGGACCGCATGATCGAAGCCGGTCAAGTCAACGAGGTTCGTGACTTCTTCGACCCGAGCGTAACCGATTACACCAAAGGGATACGAAGGGCTATTGGGGTGCCCGAATTCGACGATTTTCTTCGCGCAGAGGCGAATGGGCGGCTAGATGAGAGAACAAAACAGAGGCTTCTTCAGGCTGCCATTGCAAGGTTGAAGATCAACAACTGCACGCTCGCCAACCGCCAGATTCAGAAGATCCACCGCCTGCACGCCTTCTGGAAACGGAACATGCACCGCCTCGACGCCACCGAGGTTTTCCGCGGCTCACGTGACGCCTGGCGCGATCACGTGCTCGCCAAGACCTTGATCATCCTCCACAAGTTTCTCTACGGAGAGAAGAAAACGCCGCACGTTGTCCCCGCCGGAATCGTCTCCGCCAAAGACGTAATTGCGGCGGCGGCGGTGCTTTCTTCGCCGCCGGTAGCAATGGCAGCAACGCGgtag